In Solenopsis invicta isolate M01_SB chromosome 1, UNIL_Sinv_3.0, whole genome shotgun sequence, one genomic interval encodes:
- the LOC120357948 gene encoding glucose dehydrogenase [FAD, quinone]-like, whose translation MLDELCASAIGSPQLWMLSGIRPAKHLTKLGIDVVKDAPVGENLMDHAAFFGLTWTINVPLNLMLYDTFNPLKNPFVSEYLNKQTGPLTMSGRCEALGFINKKQSEKDKGLPDIELLFNAVTIKDFLLPKILLNLKDAIFQQWSKYQNCYGWSVLVILLKPKSRGRTTLLANDVNVKPEIVPNYFDDPDDVKPMIAGIRTAIRLGQTKTMQTFDSQLINITCTECNKYKYDSDTYWEYVIMIITTTLYHPCGTCKMGPSGDPTAVVDPRLKVFT comes from the coding sequence TGGATGCTGTCAGGTATTAGACCAGCAAAACATCTTACTAAACTAGGCATAGACGTAGTAAAAGATGCGCCAGTCGGCGAGAACCTTATGGATCATGCGGCCTTTTTTGGATTAACGTGGACAATAAACGTACCGTTAAATTTAATGCTATACGATACTTTCAATCCTCTTAAAAATCCATTTGTATCGgaatatttaaacaaacaaaCGGGACCATTAACGATGTCAGGCAGATGCGAGGCCCTTGGTTTCATCAATAAAAAACaatcagaaaaagataaaggtTTACCGGATATCGAACTATTGTTTAACGCCGttacaataaaagattttcttcttccaaaaattttacttaatcttAAAGACGCAATATTTCAACAATGGTCCAAGTACCAAAACTGTTACGGTTGGAGCGTTCTGGTAATATTGTTAAAACCAAAAAGCCGTGGTAGAACAACGTTATTAGCTAATGATGTTAATGTTAAACCAGAAATTGTGCCAAATTATTTCGACGACCCAGACGACGTAAAACCCATGATCGCAGGTATTAGAACTGCGATACGCCTTGGTCAAACGAAAACAATGCAGACGTTTGATTctcaattgataaatattacttgtacaGAATGTAATAAGTACAAATATGATTCTGATACTTATTGGGAATatgtaataatgataataactACCACGCTTTATCATCCTTGCGGCACTTGTAAAATGGGACCTAGTGGAGACCCAACTGCTGTCGTCGACCCCAGATTAaaggtatttacttaa